The Streptomyces sp. NBC_00162 sequence AGTCCGCTCAGGCGCTCAACAAGGACACTCCGGGAGCAGGTGACGTCTCGGAGGCCGTGCGCAAGCTGGAGAGCGAGCGCGACCCGTGGCTCGTGCGCCAGACCGCGCACGGGGCGTTCGACGTCATGGGTTTCCTGGGCCCGCTCTTCCAGAGCGCCCAGGGCGTGGCCGCCGCGCAGCGCCAGGCCTCCGAAAACCCCGGTTCGGTATCCGGCATGGCCTCTGCGACCAACAAGGCGTTCGGACCGCCGAAGGTGAGCATCGGCGACGAAGACATGCCGAAGCTCGAAGACCTCTCCAAGCTCATCGCCAACAGGCGGAGCTACGCCCTCATCGCGACGAGTCTGGGGACGTCCGAAGGCGTGGCGGTCGACCCGTCGCTGAACACGGCGTACGTCGCCGACCGGGGCGGCGTGAAGCTGTCCGCGGTGAAGGTCGACACCGGCGCCCAGCGCACGGCAGCGAGCGCCTTGGGTGACATCGGCGAGGTGCAGTTGGGCGGCCAGGGCACGGCCTACTCCACCGACTACGGCGGTGCGCGCCTGCTCGAGGTGAACCTGGCCGACGGCTCGTCCCGCAAGATCGCCGACGTGGCGGGCGCGTACGGCGTCGCACTCGACGCAGCGGGCACGGCCTACGTCGCCAGCTGGCTCGACGGGCAGCTGATCGCCGTCGACCTGCCGGGCGGACAGAAGCGCACGATCGTCACCGGCCTGGGGCAGGGCATCGGCGGAGTGGCGCTGGACGGGCGGGGCAAGGCGTACATCGGCCGGAAGGACGGCGGCGGCCACCTGTACGAGGTCGACCTGGCCGCCCGTACCCACCGCGTCGTGACCACCCTTTCCGGGGCGAGCACCATCCGCGTGGCCCTCGACGGCGCCGGCCGGGCGTACACCATCGACCACGTGAACGGGCGCCTGTACGAGATCACTCTCGCGGACGGCGCGCAGCGCGTGGTGGCCAGCGGCCTGGGGACGTGCGAGGGCCTCGCGCTGGACACCGTCAACGGCTGGATCTACGTCAGCAACCGTGACGGCCAGCTGTGGCAGATCAACCAGCGTGCCACCCAGGCGCTGGGCGGCGTCGGCAAGGTCGTGCCCTAGTGCTGGAATCCTCGGGGGGTGGCCTGGGCTGTGACTCCGCCCACCCTCCCTTGACCAGGGAAAGAAGGGTTACCTAAGTTCGGTGCCATGGCACCCCACGACCCCATCCCTTCCCCGGACGAGCCCGACGCCTCCGGTGCGTCCGCGCTGGTCGACTTCGAGGTGGACCTCACGTCTCAGGAGGTGCTCCGGCGCGCCCAGGTGATGGAAGCCCTCGGCCCGGACTGGGATCCGGTCGAGGTGCTGCTCGGCGAGGAGGCCGCGTACGACCTCCTGTACTCCGGACTCGACGCGGAGCAGCAGCGCCTCTACGACAACCTGGTCGCGGCCGGTGTGCTGCCCGCGAGGGGAGACGGCCGTGCTGCCGCTTGACCCGCAGGCCGACCTCGGGCGCCGCGCCTGGGTGGCCTGCCCGAATTGCGACGACGCCCAGGGCTGCGAGCCCTGCGAGCAGCGCCGGACCTGCTCCACCCACTGGCGCTACCTGCTCACCAACACCGGCAGCCTGCTCCACCTGCAGTGCCCCGCGTGTACCCACGTCTGGGTCCACGAGAGCGGTTTCGGTGCCACCCGCTCCGTGTGGGACCGCATCGTCGGCGCTCTGCCCCGCTTCTGAACCTGAACGCGCGCGGGCCCCCGCTCCAGCCGGTGATCCGGCGGACGGGGGCCTGCGCGCGTCTGCTGTGTGGGTCTGCTCTGCCGCTGGTGGCTTAGTACCAGTGGTTGGCGGACCAGAAGTTCCAGGCGTCGACGGGGCTGCCGTAGCGCTCGTTCATGTAGTCCAGGCCCCACTTGATCTGGGTGGCCGGGTTGGTCTTCCAGTCCGAGCCCGCCGAGGCCATCTTCGAGGCCGGCAGGGCCTGGACCAGGCCGTACGCACCAGAGGAGGAGTTCGTGGCGGTGTAGTCCCAGCCGCTCTCGTGCGAGATGATCTTGTCGAAGGCGGCGAACTGGGCCGGGTCCTTGATCATCTGCTGGGCGATCGCCTTGGCACTCGACGGGGCGGCCTGCGCGGGAACCGCGGCCAGCATGGAACCGGCGACGCCCAGGGCGAGGACGGTACCCGCGAGGGTCTTCTTGGAAGCGGCGATGCGGCGGATGACAGCGTTGGACACGGATTGACCTTCCGAAGGGAACAAGGACGGTCGCGGCACGCCGAAGCATGCGTGAGCCACTCACGCGGAGGAGAGGGGTTCGTCGGCGGCGGGTGAACAACCCCTGCCGCCCTGCGACTCATCCAGTTCTACAGACCCCCCGGGGCCCTCGCAATGACCCCTCCTACTAGGAGCCCTCGCAGTCAGGGACCGACGCCCCTCCGGCGGACCCGGAGGGATCCGTGCAGGTGGGAGCCGGTACCAGGCAGCGGGATCGGGCATTGGGAAGCTACTAGCCCGGTTCGTACGTGACGTGGGTCCTATGGGGCGAGTCACCTCCAGGGCCCCTGAATCTCACCGAGTGTCATCGCTCGTACCCGACTGCAGGAACGGGGTGGCAGACGGGGCGGCTCCCCCATCCGGGCGCCATCCGAACCCGTCCGGCATGGCGCCGGGGCCCGCGGCGACCCGCGGCGGATGCTGATGCCGATGCCTCCAACCCTGCAGGAGGGGCCCGTGAACGACCCCAGCCCTCGAGGAACCCGCAGGCCTGCATCCACCGGGGAGCGCGATGGCGCCGCCGGTCAGGCCGGGGTCATCGGCATTGGACTCGCCGCTGTACTGACGTTCGCACTCGCCCAGGGTTCCTGGCAGTGGTTCGCCACGTTCATCGGGGTGACGCTTTTCGCGGTGATCTTCGCCTTTCAGGTGCGGCCGGCATGGACGCCCGGCTTCCGATCGGCATACATGCGCGCTCTGGTCGCGTATTCGCTGGTCGTCGGCCTGTGCGTAGCGATCGCGCTGGCCCCCATGCTGCAGCGCTGGTCTTGGCTGTTTCCGATGCCGGGCACGCGCAGCGGGTGCGATGGGCAGGGCAGGTACGAGGTCATCCGGACGAGGGCAGCGGTGGCGGATCTGGCTGGTAGCGACAGCGCTGCACTCGCGTACGCGCAAGAGGCCCAGAGGCGTAAAGCCGTCGCCGACTGTCTGGCAGCCACGACGACTCTGTGGCTGCCCTTGTACGGGGCCGGGGCAGCCGTGCTGGTGGGTGCGGGTGCGTGGTCGCGCGACCGGAGTCGGGCGAGGAAGGGTTCGCAGCCGAGCTCTGCCTTGCCGGGGCCGGTAGCCGCGGGAGGGCGACAGGACTGCACGAAGTAGCTGCCGGGAGATCGCCCGTCATTTCACGAAGCGGTACTTCAGGTGGGTGGCGAGGGGGTGCCGACCACACTGACCGGCTCGAGGTCCTGCCGCCCGGCGCCCGGTCCCTCGAAGAGCCGCAGCCCCGCTCCGAGGAGCGCGGGCACGACGTGCAGCTGTAGCTCGTCGATGAGCCCCTCCCTCAGGTACTGCTGCACCGTGCTCGCTCCGCCCGCGATGTCGACGTTCCTTCCCCCGGCGGCGGCCTTCGCCTGGTCGAGGGCGCTGTGGATGCCGTCGGTGACGAAAGTGAACGTGGTGCCGCCCTCCTTTGCCAGGGACGGCCGGGGGCGGTGGGTGAGCACGTAGACCGGGCACCGGAACGGCGGGTTGTCGCCCCAGAACTCCTCGCCCGTGTCGTACATCATCCGGCCCATGACCACTGCTCCGGTGGCGTCGAACCACTCGCGCATCAGCTCGGAGTCGCGGTTCTCCTCCCCGCCGGTCATGCCCTGCCGCTCCCGCCAGCTCGCCAGGTTGTGGATCCACTCGAAGAGCGGCTCGGCGCCGTCGCCTCCCGGGTTGTCGATGGCCACGTCGGTGCCGGCGATGTAGCCGTCGAGGGAAATCGCCAAATCCGCGGTAACGGTCACGATGGGGTCCTCCTGGAGTGCTGGGATGTACTGCCTTCACTCCCACGTCGATCGGGGACCGGTGTATTCGACATGCCCAGCGACATGCGGCGGTCTCCGCCCGGGGTCCGGTCCAGATGGACCGCCGGTGGCCTACGTCACGGGGATGTCGGAGGTGTCCAGCCCGGTTCGCGCCCGCTCAGCCCTACCGCCCGGTCCAGCAGCGGGGCGTCGTCCGGTACGGGCACGACAGCGCCGAAGATGCCCCCGCGGTCCTCGTCCTCGGCGGCCGCCAGGAGGAACGTATGCGAGGCGCGCAGCGCGGCCTGATCGGGTGCGTAGTCCTGGCCGGTGGCCCGGGCCAGGTCCCAGCCGTGGATCACCAGTTCGTCGACAGCCACCGCACCCGCGATTTCGCCGGGCAGGTCCACGCCGCCCGCGCGGGTCATGCCGGTCCAGGCGGCCGGGTCCCTCCAGGCCTCGGCCAGTTCACCGAGGACCCGGGGCAGTTCCTCGCGCCAGCCGGCGGGGAGGGAGGGCACGGCTGTGTCGGGGGCCGTGTCCGTCGTGGGGCCCAGGTTCTTGCGGGCGGCGTCACGGAAAGCCACGGCGAGGCCTGCGAGGTGGCCCAGCAGATTGCCGACCGCGTACTCGGGGCAGGGTGTCGGGTCGGCGAGCCGGCCGTCCGATACGCCCGCCGCGAGACGGGCCACGATCTGGGCTTGTGGTCCGAGGTCGAGAGTCGTCGTATCGGTCATCTGCCGCTCCTTCCAGGCGATGTGTCTGAAGGGTAGACCGGCGGCGGAGCCCGTACTCATCGCAACACGGGCAGGAGATTCACCCAGGCGGACCGGCTCTGCCAGTGCCCGGACGAGATCACCTGCTACGGCCGGCCGGCTACGGGGCCGGGGACGGTCCGGGGTGGGGTTTGAGCTGGCGGAGGGTGTAGCCGTTGGTTGTCAGGTCGAGGGGCTTGGTGGTCTCTTTGAAGAGGTACTCGGCCCGCTCGTAGGACAGTCGGCGGCGGCCCGTGTCCGGGCAGAGATCGGCAGGTCCGGGTGTCCGGGCGGGTCCGGGTCGCCGGTCGGAGAGGAACACCGGCCCCCGGGTCCGGCCGGCCAGCAGCTCGGGCAGGAGCCGGGCGGTCCCGGAGCGCCAGGTCACCCACGTGTGGCCCGTGCGGGCCCGGCGGTCGTCCAGGTCCAGGTCCTCGACGTTCAGCGACAGGACGGCCTTCACCCCGGCCTCCGACTCGTGCAGGAGCCGCCACAGCGTCTGTTCGCGCAGCGGCAGGTCCGGGCGGCTCCAGAGCGCCTCGAGCTGCACGGAGCCCAGCGCCTGCGTCCGGGAGCGGGTCTCGGCACGACGGTCCAGACCGGCCGCGAGGTCGCTCAGGGACGCCCACGCACAGAAGGACCGGACGGCCGAGCGGTGCCGGTTCCAGGTCGCGGCCGCTGCCTCGCCCCAGGCGGTCGCAAACACCCGCGCCACCTGGTCGGCCGTCAGCGAGGCCGGCGGCAGCTGGCCGCCGAGGGCCAGGCACAGGCGCCGGAGGGTCTGTCCGTACGAGCGGACCGTGGCCGCGTCCAGATCGTCGCGGCTCAGGAAGTCGTGGGCGGCCTGACCGAGCGTGGGACCGGGCGGGCCGGTGACCGTGATCTCGTCCGCGCGTCGGTGCAGAAAGGCGCGCTCGGCGGCGTTCCTCGTGAGGGACGCCGCCCGATGGAACTCCACCCGCGCTTCTTCGTGCCGGTCCAGGCGGGCCAGCAGGTCGCCCCTGACGCTGGGGAGGAGGTGGTAGTCGCGCAGTGCGGGATCGGTGGTCAGGGAGTCGACCAGGTCGAGGCCCTCCTGCGGCCCGTACGCAAACCCGAGCGCCACCGCCCGGTTGAGCTGGACGATCGGTGTCGGCAGCAGCCGCGCCAACGCCCCGTACAGGGCTGCGATCTGGGACCAGTCGGTGTCCTCGGCGGTACGCGCCTGCGCATGGCACACGGCGATGGCCGCTTGCAGCAGGTACGGGCCGGGCGTGCCGCCGGCTTCCCGTGCCCGCAGCATCGCGGTGAAGCCGCGGCTGATGAGCAACTGGTCCCAGCGTCCCCTGTTCTGCTCGTGCAGCTGGACCGGCTCGCCCGACGGGCCGGTGCGCGCGGCCGAGCGGGAGGCCTGGATCTCCATCAGTGCGACCAGTGCGTGCACCTCGGCTTCCTGAGGTGCCAGCTCGGCCAGCAGCCGGCCCAGCCGCAGTGCTTCGAGGCAGAGCCCGGGCCGCATCAGGTCGTCGCCGGAGGTCGCCGAGTAACCCTCGTTGAAGATCAGGTAGATGACCTCCAGCACTGACGAGAGGCGCTCGGCCAGTTCCGGGCCCTCCGGCAGGTCGAACGGCACGCGCTCCTCGGCCAACGTCCGCTTGGCTCCGGCGATGCGCTGGGTGATCACCGTCCCGGTGACGAGGAAGGCCCGCGCGATCTCCTCGGCCGTAAGACCGCCGAGCAGCCGGAGCGTCAGTGCTGCTCGGGCCCCGGTCGGCAGTACGGGGTGGCAGGAGATGAGCATCAGCCGCAGGACGTCGTCCTGTTCGGGGTCCTGCTGCTGTTCCAGCTCGTGGGCGAGCTGCTCCTGCTTGTGCGTCAGCCGCTGGGAGCGCCGGATGTGGTCGACGGCCCGCCGCTTGGCGGTGGTCGTCAGCCAGGCGCCGGGGTTGTCCGGGACGCCCGTGCCGGGCCACTGCTCGAGCGCGGCGACGAGCGCGTCCTGGGCCAGCTCCTCGGCGAGGCCGACGTCGCGCACCATCCGCGTGAGCGCTGCGATGATTTTGGCCGACTCGAGCTTCCAGACCGCGTCTATCGTGCGATGGGTATCCAGCACAGGGACGATCACAGCACTTGCCCCGACTCGCTCGCAAGCCGGGGCAAGTGCTCTTCGCGGTTCAAGGTTCAGGGTTTGGGGTTCAGGGTTCGTACTGCTGACTCACGGACCAAAAACCTGCTGAACCACGCTCTCGCCGTCACCAACGATCCTGCGGAAGCGGCGGGCCAGCTCGATCGCCTCCTCCTTGGAGCGGACCTCGATCAGCGCGAAGCCGGCCACGGCCTCCTTGGCCTCGGCGAACGGCCCGTCCGTCAC is a genomic window containing:
- a CDS encoding DUF6400 family protein → MAPHDPIPSPDEPDASGASALVDFEVDLTSQEVLRRAQVMEALGPDWDPVEVLLGEEAAYDLLYSGLDAEQQRLYDNLVAAGVLPARGDGRAAA
- a CDS encoding transglycosylase SLT domain-containing protein → MSNAVIRRIAASKKTLAGTVLALGVAGSMLAAVPAQAAPSSAKAIAQQMIKDPAQFAAFDKIISHESGWDYTATNSSSGAYGLVQALPASKMASAGSDWKTNPATQIKWGLDYMNERYGSPVDAWNFWSANHWY
- a CDS encoding TIGR03086 family metal-binding protein; the protein is MTDTTTLDLGPQAQIVARLAAGVSDGRLADPTPCPEYAVGNLLGHLAGLAVAFRDAARKNLGPTTDTAPDTAVPSLPAGWREELPRVLGELAEAWRDPAAWTGMTRAGGVDLPGEIAGAVAVDELVIHGWDLARATGQDYAPDQAALRASHTFLLAAAEDEDRGGIFGAVVPVPDDAPLLDRAVGLSGREPGWTPPTSP
- a CDS encoding RNA polymerase sigma factor; translation: MLDTHRTIDAVWKLESAKIIAALTRMVRDVGLAEELAQDALVAALEQWPGTGVPDNPGAWLTTTAKRRAVDHIRRSQRLTHKQEQLAHELEQQQDPEQDDVLRLMLISCHPVLPTGARAALTLRLLGGLTAEEIARAFLVTGTVITQRIAGAKRTLAEERVPFDLPEGPELAERLSSVLEVIYLIFNEGYSATSGDDLMRPGLCLEALRLGRLLAELAPQEAEVHALVALMEIQASRSAARTGPSGEPVQLHEQNRGRWDQLLISRGFTAMLRAREAGGTPGPYLLQAAIAVCHAQARTAEDTDWSQIAALYGALARLLPTPIVQLNRAVALGFAYGPQEGLDLVDSLTTDPALRDYHLLPSVRGDLLARLDRHEEARVEFHRAASLTRNAAERAFLHRRADEITVTGPPGPTLGQAAHDFLSRDDLDAATVRSYGQTLRRLCLALGGQLPPASLTADQVARVFATAWGEAAAATWNRHRSAVRSFCAWASLSDLAAGLDRRAETRSRTQALGSVQLEALWSRPDLPLREQTLWRLLHESEAGVKAVLSLNVEDLDLDDRRARTGHTWVTWRSGTARLLPELLAGRTRGPVFLSDRRPGPARTPGPADLCPDTGRRRLSYERAEYLFKETTKPLDLTTNGYTLRQLKPHPGPSPAP